In Spinacia oleracea cultivar Varoflay chromosome 5, BTI_SOV_V1, whole genome shotgun sequence, a single window of DNA contains:
- the LOC110788114 gene encoding LIM domain-containing protein WLIM1, translating to MASFGGTTQKCKACEKTVYLVDQLAADSKVYHKACFRCHHCKSTLKLHNYNSFEGVLYCKPHFDQLFKMTGSLDKSFEAAPRTVRDRSSELGQNSNKLSSMFGGTQEKCVTCKKTVYPIEKVAVDGDSYHKGCFRCSHGGCVISPSNYVAHDHRLYCRHHHSQLFKQKGNFSQLATQHRANGVSNGVANGVTNGVTNGVAEGATENTVA from the exons ATGGCAAGTTTTGGAGGAACAACACAGAAGTGCAAAGCTTGTGAAAAGACTGTATATTTGGTTGATCAACTTGCAGCTGATAGTAAAGTTTATCACAAAGCTTGCTTCAGATGTCATCACTGCAAGAGCACCCTCAAG CTTCACAATTATAACTCCTTTGAAGGGGTGTTATATTGCAAGCCTCACTTTGATCAGCTTTTCAAGATGACAGGCAGTTTGGACAAAAGTTTTGAAG CTGCTCCTAGAACTGTTAGAGACAGATCTTCCGAGCTG GGTCAAAACAGTAACAAACTCTCAAGCATGTTTGGTGGTACTCAAGAGAAGTGTGTGACTTGCAAGAAAACAGTTTACCCAATCGAAAAG GTGGCAGTTGATGGCGATTCTTATCACAAAGGGTGCTTCAGGTGCAGTCACGGTGGATGTGTTATCAGCCCTTCTAATTATGTAGCCCACGACCACCGCCTCTACTGTCGGCACCACCACTCTCAGCTGTTCAAACAGAAGGGTAATTTCAGTCAATTGGCAACTCAACATCGTGCTAACGGAGTTTCTAATGGGGTTGCAAATGGAGTTACCAATGGTGTTACGAATGGAGTAGCAGAAGGGGCGACTGAGAACACAGTGGCCTAA